GTGTTAATTGCAGGATATCGCCTGCACAGGGTATATACAGAGGACCAAAGTCCAGAATATTCCAGTTCAATAAGCTGTCCTTCGGGAAAGTCCGGTATACAGCCGGAGCAAATCCACCTCTGTATAGGGATAATTCTTCCTGTCCGGGCAAATATCCGGTGTGAGCGGATAAACCGGAAATATGATAGTACCCGTTCCGTATGGACAGGCTGTCGCCCGGAAGGCCGATACAACGTTTGACAAAAAGGCGGTCGAGGTTCATCCGGATGGTATCACGTCCTTTCCGGTAAGGAAAATTGAACACTACCACATCATTCCTTTTGATATTTCCGGTACCGGGCAGACGGATCATAGACGGATCATACCGGCCGAAGTCAAGTCCGGTGAAAATCCGCGCCCCATAGCTCCATTTGTTGACCAGGATAAAATCGCCGGGTAGCAGGGAGGGGGACATTGAATCGGAAGGAATCCGGTAAAAATTACACAGGAAAAGGCGGATAAAGATCACAATACAGATGCATAGCAGCAAGTATAACAGATACCTGCCTGTACGCAAAACGTTCTTTTTGGTGTTCTTCACTCTCATGGAATCATCCGGTTATTATGGTCTTCCAGTATTTTCAGGGCTTCCTGTTTCATCTCATCGATGGCTTTGGTATGTATCTTTACCGGTTTATCCAGCAAATATCCGGCTGTAGCCGCCGCCTTTTCATCCTGCCCGGTTTCATGATACAGTTTCATGAGGAGGAAAACAGGATAATGGCGGTTAGGGATAAGCTGCGAAGCATACCGGTACGCTGCTTCTGCCTTTTCGAATTCTTTCATCGATTTGTAATTATTACCCATACAATTGTGTACCATAGGATCGTTACCATAATGCAGATATTGTCCGAACATCCGGTTACCCTCTTCGTACATGCCGGCTGCGGAAAGGCATCTGCCGTATTCGAACAGGAACTGCTTCTGATGGGAAAGTAAAGGATACAGGTCCCGGTAATCGTAAACCAGATCATGGTATTGTCCGGTATGGTAATACAATTGTAAGGAAGACCATTCTTCATAGGCCTTTTTCCGGGACAATACATGGAAAGAGGCATAGGCTGTGATCCCCAGACAAACGATGATTCCGGCAACCTGCCCCCATCGGGGTATAGTCAACGGCATTTCTTTTGAAGAAGATGCCGGAATAGCCAGCAGAAAAACAAATAAAATACTCAACGGAAGTACGCTGAAAGGATAAGAGAATGCCGCAAAGACAAGAAATGCCAACAATGCGCAGGATCCATTC
This genomic window from Bacteroidales bacterium contains:
- the lepB gene encoding signal peptidase I — protein: MRVKNTKKNVLRTGRYLLYLLLCICIVIFIRLFLCNFYRIPSDSMSPSLLPGDFILVNKWSYGARIFTGLDFGRYDPSMIRLPGTGNIKRNDVVVFNFPYRKGRDTIRMNLDRLFVKRCIGLPGDSLSIRNGYYHISGLSAHTGYLPGQEELSLYRGGFAPAVYRTFPKDSLLNWNILDFGPLYIPCAGDILQLTPMNYLLYKKQIMYETGSSVTMIDSMVYVDDVPLRHYIFINNWYFMAGDYALNSQDSRYIGLIPENYIIGKASVVLSSNDPGSGKKRWKRIFKPIK